The DNA region GCTGCTGTTCGCTGAGGCGGCTCTCGTCATCGGTGTCGCCGTGTGGTTCCTCGTGGAACTGCTGACGGCGGAGCCGGCATCGTTCACGAGCGCCGTGGCCATCTTCGTCATCGTCGTCATCGCCGCGGTCTTCGTCACGGCGATCGCCATCGGTGCTCTCCGCAGCAGGCCGTGGATCCGCGGCGCTGCCGTCACCTGGCAGGTGCTCCAGATCGCCGTGGCCGTCGGATGCTTCCAGGGCCTCTACGCGCGACCGGATATCGGCTGGGCCCTGCTGCTGCCGTCGCTGGCCGTGATCGTGCTGCTGCTCGTCCCCGGGGTCCGGGTGGCGTTCACGCACGAGTCCGAGCGCCCCGCCTACTGATCACAGCGCGGCGTGCCCGGGAACGGATGGGCTACTTGACCGGCACCTCGATGACGGCATCGAGGACGCGCACGGTCAGCGGCTTCGTCGTCGTGGTCTTCAGCGGCGTCCAGAACACAGTGGTGTGCGGGACTAAGTCCATGGTGCACGGCTGGTCGGGCAGAGGAGCCACGCTGACCTCCACCTCGTTCCCCTCGTCCGCCGTCTTCAGCACCGAGATCTCGGTGCCGACGTACGGACAGGTGGAGCTGCCCCACAGGATCACGGCGAGTTCTCCACCGTCGTTCAGGTAGAAGGCCTGGGGAGCGCCGTCAGTGTCCTCCGGGATCTTCTCGGACGTGGTGATGTCGTCGGGGACGCCCGAGAAGTTCTCCACCGGGCTCCCGCTGGGCGTACACCCCGTCAGGAGGACGAGCAGGAGTGCGGCGCCGGCGGTGGCGATGGCGTGTCGTTTCATCTCAGGTGTCTCCCATGTCACGCAGGCGATCGAGCGTTCCGGTCGAGGCCGGCGCCTCACTGCGCCCGGCTGGTCCCCAGCGTAGCGAGAAGATCGGTCTCCACATCGGGAAATTCGTCGCGCCCCGCCGAGATCAGTCGATGCCGAGCTTGCGGCGCAGCATCGAGATGTGCCCGGTCGCCTTGACGTTGTAGAGGGCGTGGCTGATGACGCCGGCCTCGTCGATCACGAAGGTCGAGCGCAGCGTCCCCGTCACGATGCGACCGTAGGAGTTCTTCTCGCCCCACGTGCCGTAGGCGCGGTGCACGGCGAGGTCCTCGTCGGAGAGGAGGGGGAAGGGGATCGAGTCCTCCTCCTGGAACCGCTTCAGCTTCTCGACGGCGTCCTTGGAGATGCCGAGCACCTGATACCCGGCTCCGGCCAGCGATGCGAGATTGTCGCGGAAGTCGCACGCCTGCGTGGTGCATCCGGGAGTCATCGCCTCGGGGTAGAAGTACACGATGACCCGACGTCCCGCGTAGTCGGCGAGCGAGACGGGCGAGCCGTCCTGGTCGAGGAGGGTGAAGGCGGGGGCTGTGTCGCCGGTCTGCAGGCGGAACGGTTCGGTCATTCCTCCATCCTCGCGCACCGGAGCGACGGGCTAGAACGTCGGTCGCTCGGAGAACGTCGTCAGCAGCCGCTGGAGGGAGTCGAGGCGAGCGACGCCCTGTTCGCCCAGCTCTCCTGCGGCCACCGCCTCGTTGATGGCGCAGTCCGGAGCATCGGGGAGGTGCGTGCAGCCACGCGGACAGCGCTGCGCGATGGCATCGAGGTCGGTGAACGACTTGAGGATGTTCGCCGTGTCGACATGGCCGAGTCCGAACGAGCGCACTCCGGGGGTGTCGATGGCCCAGCCGCGGCCGGCCGGCACATCGATGCGCAGCGACACCGTCGACGACGAGGTGTGCCGACCGCGACCTGTGACGGTGTTGACGACGCCTGTCGCCCGGTTCGCGTCGGGGACCAGGGCGTTGACGAGAGTGGACTTTCCGACGCCGGAGTGGCCGACGAACACGGTCTCGTGGCCGATGAGGTCTGCCGTGATGAGGTCGAGCGGGATGTCGTCGCTGCGGCTCGTGAAGACCGTGAGGCCGAGGCCGGCGAAGTTCGCGAGGAACTCGGTCGGGTCGGCGAGGTCGGTCTTCGTGACGACGAGCATCGGGCGGATGCCGGCGTCGTACGCGGCGACGAGGTAGCGGTCGACGAGGCGCACTCGCGGCTCGGGATTGGCGGCCGCGACCACGATGAGCATCTGATCGGCGTTGGCGACGACGACGCGCTCGATGGCATCGGTGTCGTCGGCGCTGCGCCGCAGCAGCGTCGTGCGCGGCTGGATGCGCACGATGCGGGCGAGGGTGCCCTCGTCACCGGTCGAGTCCCCGACGATGTCCACGCGATCACCGTTGACGACGGGTTGCTTGCGGAGCTCCCGCGCACGGGCGGCCGTGACCACGTGCTCGGTCTCGAGGTTCTCGTCGACGAGTACGGTGTAGCGCCCGCGGTCGACTCCGAGCACCCGGGCTGTGATGGCCTGCGCGTAGGCGGGCCTGGTCTTCGTGCGCGGTCGGTTGGCCTTCGGATTCGGGCGCACGCGGATGTCGGCCTCGTCGAACTCCGGCTCGTCCTCGTCGTCGTCGGTCTCCCACCAACTCATGCCAGGGGATCCGTCCCGGGTTCGGGGAGGTCGACGCTGGTGTCCGAAGTGGCCATTGCCGCTGCATCCGTGCCGAGCATGGCGTGCCAGAGCTGGGGGAACTGGGGGAGCGTCTTCGCCGTCGTCGCGATGTCGTGGATCTCCACGCCGGGCACGGCGAGGCCGATGATGGCTCCCGTCGTCGCTATGCGGTGGTCGGCGTAGCTCTTCCAGACGCCGCCGTGAAGTGGTGCCGGCTCGATGCGCAGCCCGTCCTCCAGCTCGGTCACCCGTCCCCCCAAGCCGTTGATCTCGGCGGCGAGGGCGGCGAGTCTGTCGGTCTCGTGGTGACGGATGTGGCCGATGCCCGTGAACTCGCTCGGCCCGTCGGCGAGGGCTGCCAGGGCGACCAGGTTCGGAACCAGCTCGCCGCCGGTCGACAGGTCGAGGGTGACTCCGCGGATGCCGTCTCCTCCGGTGACGGTGACGCTGTCACCGGTGCGCTCGACCGTCGCTCCGAACAGGGGGAGCAGGTCGAGCAGGTCGTTGCCGACCTGCGTCGTCTCAGCGGGCCAGCCCGGGATGGTGATGCTGCCGCCCGTCACGAGGGCAGCGGCGAGGAAGGGCGCCGCATTGGAGAGGTCGGGCTCGATGGCGACATCGGCCCCCGCCACGGCACCCGGCGCGACGATCCAGTGGCCGAGCTCCGGTTGCTGCACGACGACGCCGCGCTGCGCGAGCGTGGCGATCGTCATCTCGATGTGCGGCTGGCTGGGAAGGCGTTCGCCGTCATGACGCAGATCGAGGCCGTCGTCGAATCGGGCGGCCGCCAGGAGCAGGCCCGAGACGAACTGACTGGTGAGCGTCGCATCGATCGTGATCGCGCCGCCGGCGACATGGCCGCTGCCGTGCACGGTGAACGGAAGCGCGGCGCGGGAGTCGTCGTTGATGTCGACGCCGAGCTCGCGGAGAGACGAGATGGTGGTGGCCATCGGCCGACGACGTGCACCCTCGTCACCGTCGAAGGTCGTCGGGCCGAGGGCCAGGCCGGCGACGGGCGGGAGGAAACGCATGACGGTTCCTGCGAGCCCGCAGTCGATGGTGGTGGAGCCGGTGAGCTCGTCAGCCGGCGTGATGACGAGGTCGGGGCCGAAGTCGCCGCCACCGGGCGTCTCCTCGACGCCGACGCCGAGGGAGCGGAGGGCCTCGATCATCAGGGCCGTGTCGCGGGAGTGCAGGGGCGCTCGCAGGCGGGAGGGGGACTCCGCCAGTGCCGACAGGACGAGTTCGCGGTTGGTCAGCGACTTCGACCCGGGAAGGGCGACCACGGAGTGCACGCCGGCGGTCGCCACGGGGGCGGCCCAGAGCACGTCGGGGTCGTCTGGGCTTTCATCGCCGTAGGGATTGAAGTCCGGTGCGGAATATCGCGAGATGAGCATCGGTTATCACGATAGTCGGTGAAGAAAAGACGGATGGAGGCATCAGTGAGTGTGACAGGCGTGCTCGAGCGCGATTCGGCAGTGGCCGTATCGGTCTCCCCGTCGACCCTCACCGAGCGTCAGCATCTAGGATGGCCGGTGATGAATCCGGAACCAGTCGAGGAATCCGAGCCCGCCCTCGGAACACTGTTCGAGCAGCAGGCCCTGCCGTTCATGGACCAGCTGTACGCAGCGGCCATGCGCATGACCAAGAACCCGGCCGACGCCGCGGATCTTGTCCAGGAGACCTTCGTGAAGGCGTTCGCAGCCTTCAAGCAGTTCGAACAGGGCACCAATCTGAAGGCATGGCTCTACAGGATCCTGACCAACACCTTCATCAACACCTACCGCAAGAAGCAGCGTGAGCCCTACCAGGGCACGATCGACGAGCTCGAGGACTGGCAGCTGGGCGGTGCCGTCTCGACGACGGCCATGTCGAGCCGGTCGGCCGAGGCCGAGGCGATCGACCATCTTCCGGACAGTGCGGTGAAGGATGCCCTCCAGGCCATTCCCGAGGACTTCAGGCTGGCGGTGTACCTCGCAGACGTCGAGGGCTTCGCGTACCAGGAGATCGCCGACATCATGAAAACCCCGATCGGCACAGTGATGAGCCGCCTGCACCGTGGCAGGCGAATGCTTCGCGAGTCGCTTGCCGAATACGCGGCGGAGCAGGGCATCGGCACGACGCCCCCCGCCCAGACCAGGAGCAGCAGATGACCGACTGTGGATGCGACAAGGCCAAGGCCGAACTCGAGGAGTACCTGCACAACGAGTTGTGCAGCGCTGACGCGCAGGACATCAGGGACCACCTGGCGAACTGCCCGGACTGCACGTCCGAGCACCACGTGGGCCGGGTGCTGACCGAGGCCGTCCAGCGCGCGTGCAAGGAGACGGCTCCCGAGGAACTGCGTGCGCAGGTGCTCGAGAGCCTGCGCTCGCTGCAGTCGACGCACTAGTCCTCTCCGTCCCGCCGTCGGACACCGACCACTGAGGGAAAACTCGTTTCGTCACAGAGAAGCTAACTCGGTTAGCATTGCCTCGTGAGTCCTTCGAAGAAAACCGCGTCAGCGTCGCCCTCCCGAGTTCCGGTGTGGTTGAGGGCGACCCTCCCCGCCGTGCTGATCCTGATCTGGTTCGGCCTGTTCGGGGCCGGTGGCGCATCGTTCGGCTCACTCAGCACCGTCGTGGAGAACGACCAGTCCCAGTTCCTCCCGGCCGACTCCGAGGCCACGCAGGTGCAGGAGCTCCAGGAGGGCTTCCGCGACGCCGACGTCATCCCGGCGATCGTCGTCTACCAGCGCGACGGCGGGTTGACGGATGCCGACGACTCGGCGATCGACGCCGACGCGGCGGCCTTCCAGGACATCGACGGCGTCATCGCCGACGGCGTCTCACCGGCCGTGGTCTCCGAGGACGGCGAGGCTGCCGAACTCTTCGTGCAGATCGATGCGAGCGCCGAGACCAAGGACGTCGTCGGAGAGATGCGCGACCGCATCGCCGACACCGCCGTCGACGGGCTCACGGCATCCGTCACCGGACCGGCCGGATTCACCACCGACCTGGCAGGAGCCTTCTCCGGCATCGACGGGATCCTGCTCGGCGTCGCCCTGCTGGCCGTCTTCATCATCCTGATCATCGTGTACCGCTCGCCGCTGCTTCCGGTGATCGTGCTCGGCACCAGCCTCTCCTCGCTCTGCGCGGCGGTGCTCGCTGTCGTCTCGCTGGCCAAGGCCGACATCCTGCTGCTGAACGGCCAGACGCAGGGCATCCTGTTCATCCTCGTGATCGGCGCGGCCACCGACTACTCGCTGCTCTACATCTCGCGCTACCGCGAGGCGCTGCACATGCACGAGCGCAAGTGGGATGCCACCATCGCAGCGCTCAAGGGCGCATGGGAGCCGATCCTGGCGTCGGGCGGCACCGTGATCGCCGGTCTGCTCATGCTGCTCTTCAGCGAGTTGAACTCCAACAAGATCCTCGGGCCCGTCGCCGCCATCGGAATCGTGTTCGCCGTGCTCGGATCGTTGACCCTCCTGCCGGCGTTGCTCCTCTGGGCCGGCCGCGTCGCCTTCTGGCCGGTTCGCCCGAAGGTGGCCGCCCACACGGCGGCCGATGACGAGATCGCGAAGAAGGGCGTCTGGCCGTGGGTCGCACGCCTCGTCGCCCGGCGCCCGCGTCTGATCTGGATCGTCTCGACCCTCATCCTGATCGTGCTCTCGCTCGGCGTGACCCAGTTGAAGGCCGACGGCGTTCCCACCAGTGAGTTCGTGCTCGGTGAGTCGCAGGCTCGCGACGGACAGGCCGTCCTCGGCGAGCACTTCCCGGGTGGATCGGGAACCCCGGCCGTGATCATCGCACCCGAGGACTCGCTCCAGGAGGTCGCCGACATCGCCCTCGGTACCGACGGAGTCTCCGACGTGACGGTGATCTCGGAGGACTCGCCGAGCGGGTCGCTCCCCGTGACAGCGGACGGCATCCAGCCCCTGGGCCCTCCGGGCACCCCCGCGGGAGAACCCACCGTCGTCGACGGGAACGTGCAGCTGAACGCCACGCTCGACTACGCCAGCGACTCGGACGATGCCGAGGCCGTCGTCGCCGACCTGCGCGACCAGCTCGCCGACGTCGGCACCGACGCGGATCCCGTGCTCGTCGGCGGCGCCACCGCTGTGGCGCTCGACACCAAGAACGCGGCCATCAACGACCGCAACCTCATCATCCCGCTCGTGCTCGGCGTCATCCTGCTGATCCTGATGCTGCTGCTTCGCTCCATCGTCGCTCCGCTGCTCCTCATCGGCACGGTCGTGCTCTCGTTCGGTGCGGCCCTCGGTGTCTCTGCGGTGGTGTTCAACACCGTGTTCGGCTTCGCCGGGGCCGATCCGACGGTTCCTCTGTTCGGCTTCGTCTTCCTGGTGGCCCTGGGCGTCGACTACAACATCTTCCTCATGACACGGGTGCGCGAGGAGTCGATGCTGCACGGCGCTCGCGAGGGTGTCCTGCGCGGCCTCGTCGTGACCGGCGGCGTGATCACCTCGGCCGGACTGGTGCTGGCCGCCACCTTCGCCGCACTCGGCGTCGTGCCCATCCTGTTCCTGGTGCAGTTGTCGTTCATCGTGGCGTTCGGCGTGCTGCTCGACACCTTCCTCGTGCGGTCGCTGCTGGTGCCGGCACTGTCCTACGACATCGGTCGGGCGGTGTGGTGGCCGTCGAAGCTCTCGCGCGCCGAGCAGCCGGACACAGTCGCGCGGCGATAGATTCGCTCCCATGAGCTCCCGCGTCGTCGCCATCGTCTTCCGCCTCCTGGTCGCCGCGCTGTCGCTGACGGCCGTGGGGGTGCAGTTCTTCGCGGTGACGATTCCCCAGGGTCACAGCATCCTGAACTTCTTCAGCTACTTCACCAACCTGTCGAACATCATCGTGAGCGTGGTGCTCATCGTGAGTGCCCTCAGGTTGGCTCGGGGAGTCCCGGCCAGCACAGCGGATGTCGCCGTGAGGGGAGCGTCCGTCGTCTACATCGTCTTCGTCGGCCTCGTGTTCAACACCCTGCTGCGCGACGTCGAACTCGGCGGCCTCTTCCCGTGGGTGAACGCTGTCGTGCACTTCATCGTGCCGATCGCCGCTCTCGTCGACTGGGTCGTGTGGCCGCCGCGGCGCCCACTGCCCTGGCGGGTCGTGTTCGCCTGGATGATCTTCCCGGCGGCCTACGTCGCCTACTCGCTGATCCGTGGTGCTGCGATGGGCTTCTACCCGTACCCATTCTTCAGCCCCGTGCTGCAGGACGGGTACGGGGGAGTGGCCGCCTACTGCGTCGGCATGCTGGTGGGGTTCCTGGTCCTGGCCGTGCTCATCCGCTGGCTGGGCAACGCCCTCGGTGCGCGGCGGGTGCGGCGGGAGGCATCCGTCGCCTGATCCTCGGAACGAGGCAGAGACAGAAGCGAGAAGCACGAGAAGAGGCCGGCCCCGAACGGGACCGGCCTCTTCTCATACCGGGCGCAGCGTGCCCGGCTACAGCGTGAGCGCCTGCTTGATGAGCTCGGCCTGCTCGACGGCGTGACGCTTCGCCGACCCGGCAGCAGGAGCCGCGGATGCGGGACGCGAGATGACGCCGACAGGCCGGGGACCCAGCTTGCTGGTCTCGAGGATGAAGTACGGCCAGGCACCCTGGTTCTCGGGCTCGTCCTGGATCCAGTACAGCTCGGCGTTCGGGTACTGCGCGGCGACGTCCTTGATCTCCGTGGCAGGCAGCGGGTAGTACTGCTCCAGGCGCACGAGCGCGATCTCGGGGTTCGGGTTCTTCTCGAGCTCGGAGCGCAGGTCGTAATAGACCTTGCCCGCCATGAAGAGAACGCGCTTGACTGCCGCCTTGTCGTCGATGCGGACGTCGTCGATCACAGGCTCGAACCGGCCACTGGTGAAGTCGGCGATCTCGCTGGTCGCACCGCGCAGGCGCAGCATCGCCTTCGGCGTGAACACCACGAGCGGACGACGCGGGCGCATGTAGGCCTGTCGACGCAGCAGGTGGAAGTACGACGCCGGAGTCGAGGGGCGCGCCACCGTCATGTTGTTCTCGGCGCAGAGCTGCAGGAAGCGCTCGATGCGCGCCGACGAATGGTCGGGTCCCTGTCCCTCGTAGCCGTGCGGGAGGAGGAGCACCACGCTCGAGCGCTGGCCCCACTTCTGCTCGGCGGAGGAGATGAACTCGTCGATGATGGTCTGGGCGCCGTTGGCGAAGTCGCCGAACTGCGCCTCCCACAGCACCAGGGCATCCGCCCGCTCGACGGAGTAGCCGTACTCGAAGCCCATGGCCGCGTACTCGCTGAGCAGCGTGTCGTAGATCCAGAACCTGGCCTGGTTCTCCGACAGGTTGGCCAGTGGCAGCCACTCCTGGCCGTTCGTGCGGTCGTGCAGCACGGCGTGGCGCTGCACGAAGGTCCCGCGGCGCGCGTCCTGCCCGGCGAAGCGGACGGGAGTTCCCTCGGTGAGCAGGGAGCCCAGCGCCAGCAGCTCTCCGAAGGCCCAGTCGACCCCGCCGTTGCGGCTCATGTCGAGGCGCTTCTGCAGGAGCTGCTGGAGCTTGTTGTGCACCGTGAAGCCCGATGGCTTGTTGTTGAAGGCGTCGCCGATGAGGTGGACGACCTGCTCGGACACGCCCGTGGTCTCGGGCTCGCCGGATGCGTCGCTCTGGTCGTCCTCGCTGATGGCGGTCAGCGGGGTGGTCTGGGCGGCGTGCGTCTCCTGGAAGGCGCGCTCGAGGCGGTCCTGGAAGTCCGCGTGAGCCTGCTCGTACTCCTCCTCGGTGATGTCACCGCGACCGACGAGGGCCTCGGTGTACAGCTTGCGGACGCTGCGCTTGGCCTCGATCAGATTGTACATCAGCGGCTGCGTCATCGAGGGGTCGTCACCCTCGTTGTGGCCGCGGCGACGGTAGGAGATCAGGTCGATGACCACGTCGCGGTGGAATTCCTGGCGGTAGGCGTAGGCGAGCTGGGCCACCCGCACGACGGCCTCAGGGTCGTCGCCGTTGACGTGGAAGATCGGCGCCTGGATGGTCTTGCCGACATCCGTCGAGTAGATCGACGTGCGGCCCTCGGTCGGCGGCGTGGTGAAGCCGACCTGGTTGTTGACGACGAGGTGGATGGTTCCGCCCGTGCGGTAGGCGCGGAGCTGCGACATCTGCATCGTCTCGACGACGACGCCCTGACCGGCCATGGCCGCATCGCCGTGGATGAGGATGGGCAGCGTCGAGAAGGTGCCGACGGGCTTGCGGTCCTGCTTGGCGCGCACGATGCCCTCGAGCACCCCGTCCACCGCCTCGAGGTGCGACGGGTTCGCGGCGAGGTAGACGCCGATCTCCTCGCCGTTGGCGCCGGTGAAGGTGCCCTCGGTGCCGAGGTGGTACTTGACGTCACCCGATCCGGAGCCGGCCATGTGGCCCTCGAACTCCTGGAAGATCTGCCCGTAGGTCTTGCCGGCGATGTTGGTGAGCACGTTCAGGCGGCCGCGGTGGGCCATGCCGATGGCGACCTGGTCGAGGCCGTCCTCGGCCGCGCCCTGCAGGATCTGGTCGAGGAGAGCGATCGTGGACTCGCCGCCCTCGAGGCTGAAGCGCTTCTGCCCGACGTACTTGGTCTGCAGGAAGGTCTCGAATGCCTCGGCCTCGTTGAGCTTGCCCAGGATGCGCATCTGCTCGTCGTGCGTCGGCTTCTCGTACTTGCGCTCCACCTGAGCCTGCACCCACGCGCGCTGCGCCGGGTCCTGGATGTGCATGTACTCGATACCCGTGGTGCGGCAGTACGAATCCCGGAGCACGCCGAGGATGTCGCGCAGCAGGGCGGAGCGCTTGTCTCCGAAGCCGCCGGTGACGAACTCGCGGTCGAGGTCCCAGAAGGTGAGGCCGTGGCTGGAGATGTCGAGGTCGGGGTGCGAACGCTGCACGTACTCGAGCGGGTCGATGTCGGCCATGAGGTGGCCGCGCACGCGGAAGGCGTTGATGAGCTCCTGCACGCGAGCGGTCTTGTCGATCGCGCTGGCGATGTCGACGCTGATGTCGGGCGCCCACTCGATGGGCGCGTACGGGATGCGCAGCGCCGCGAAGATGTCGCTGTAGAAGGTGCGCTTGCCGGTCAGCAGTTCGTGCACGATCTTCAGGAACTCACCGGACCCAGCGCCCTGGATGACGCGGTGGTCGTAGGTGCTGGTCAGGGTGATGGTCTTGCCGATGGCGAGGCCAGCGAGCGTCTTCTCGCTCGAGCCCTGGAACTCGGCAGGGTACTCGAGGGCGCCGGCGCCGATGATGCAGCCCTGGCCGCGCATGAGGCGGGGGACCGAGTGCACGGTTCCGATTCCGCCGGGGTTGGTCAGCGAGATCGATGCGCCCGAGAAGTCGTCGGCGGTGAGCTTGTTCGCACGCGCCCGGGACACGAGGTCCTCGTAGGCCGAGAGGTACTCGCCGAAGGTCATGGTGTCTGCGCGCTTGATGGCCGGAACCAGGAGGGCGCGTGAGCCGTCGGGCTTCGGGATGTCGATCGCGATGCCGAGGCCGACGTGTGCGGGCTTCACGATCGACGGCTTGCCGTCGACATCGGCGTAGTAGACGTTCTGGCTCGGGAAGTCCTTGAGCGCCTGGATCAGCGCCCAGCCGATGAGGTGGGTGAAGGAGATCTTGCCACCGCGCGAGCGCTTCAGGTGGTTGTTGATGACGATGCGGTTGTCGATCATCAGCTTGGCTGGAATGGTGCGCACACTGGTCGCCGTCGGGACGGTGAGGCTGGCGTCCATGTTGGTGGCCAGGCTCTTGGCCATGCCGCGGAGGGGGGAGACCACGTCTTCCGGGGCCTCGACGACGCCGTCCTTGATGACGGACTGAGGGCTCGTGATGGGCACGTCGGCCGGAACCGGAACGGGCTTCGGCGCAACGGAGGTGGTGCGAGCGGCCGGCTGCGAACCGATGATCGGGATGGGGGCCGTCAGCGGACGGGGCTCGGAGACTGCAGCGTCCTGGCCTGCGGGCGCTTCCGGCGCTGCCTGGGCTGCCGGCGCTGCCTGGGCGTCCTGAGCTGCCGGGGCGGCGGATGCTGCGGGCACGGGCTCCGCGGCTTCTCCCGTCGGGGGAGCCTGCTCACCGGTCGCGGCGGCTGGAGCTTCTGCTGACGCCCCGTCGGCGGCATCCGCCTTGGCCTGCATCTGGTGGTGGTAGGTCTCGAGAACCGGCCACCACGCCGGATCGACGGAGTTCTTGTCGACGACGTACTGCTCGTACATCTCGTCGACGAGCCACTCATTGGCTCCGAACTCGGCCGATGCCGTCTCGTCTGAACTTGCCCCGGTCAATTGGCTCGACACAGCCGATCGCCCACTCTCTCCGTTGATTCTCTGCAACTTGTCACCCGCCGTTCCAGACGACGAGTACGCACCGTGACAAGCCTAATCCCCTTTGTCGGCGGCTCGGTTCCCCCGAAAGAGGCATCTCGGGCTTCGAGGCTGCAGGAGACAGTGTCGAGGTCTACCGTGGGAGGCATGGAGTTCTATCGGACCGCGCCGACCCACGACCTCACCTACTCTGACGTCTTCCTCGTGCCCAGTCGTTCGGAGCTGAAGAGCCGGTTCGACGTCTCCCTGGCACCCGATGACGGCACCGCTGCGACCATCCCGGTGGTGTCGGCGAACATGAACTCCGTGACGGGCCCCCGCCTGGCCGCCACCCTCGCCCGACGCGGCGGACTCGGCGTTCTTCCCCAGGACATGAACCTGCAGGAACTGGACGCGGCCATCCGCTGGGTCAAGGACCAGCCGGTGGAGTTCGACACCCCTCTCGTCCTCAGC from Leifsonia sp. Root1293 includes:
- a CDS encoding multifunctional oxoglutarate decarboxylase/oxoglutarate dehydrogenase thiamine pyrophosphate-binding subunit/dihydrolipoyllysine-residue succinyltransferase subunit — protein: MSSQLTGASSDETASAEFGANEWLVDEMYEQYVVDKNSVDPAWWPVLETYHHQMQAKADAADGASAEAPAAATGEQAPPTGEAAEPVPAASAAPAAQDAQAAPAAQAAPEAPAGQDAAVSEPRPLTAPIPIIGSQPAARTTSVAPKPVPVPADVPITSPQSVIKDGVVEAPEDVVSPLRGMAKSLATNMDASLTVPTATSVRTIPAKLMIDNRIVINNHLKRSRGGKISFTHLIGWALIQALKDFPSQNVYYADVDGKPSIVKPAHVGLGIAIDIPKPDGSRALLVPAIKRADTMTFGEYLSAYEDLVSRARANKLTADDFSGASISLTNPGGIGTVHSVPRLMRGQGCIIGAGALEYPAEFQGSSEKTLAGLAIGKTITLTSTYDHRVIQGAGSGEFLKIVHELLTGKRTFYSDIFAALRIPYAPIEWAPDISVDIASAIDKTARVQELINAFRVRGHLMADIDPLEYVQRSHPDLDISSHGLTFWDLDREFVTGGFGDKRSALLRDILGVLRDSYCRTTGIEYMHIQDPAQRAWVQAQVERKYEKPTHDEQMRILGKLNEAEAFETFLQTKYVGQKRFSLEGGESTIALLDQILQGAAEDGLDQVAIGMAHRGRLNVLTNIAGKTYGQIFQEFEGHMAGSGSGDVKYHLGTEGTFTGANGEEIGVYLAANPSHLEAVDGVLEGIVRAKQDRKPVGTFSTLPILIHGDAAMAGQGVVVETMQMSQLRAYRTGGTIHLVVNNQVGFTTPPTEGRTSIYSTDVGKTIQAPIFHVNGDDPEAVVRVAQLAYAYRQEFHRDVVIDLISYRRRGHNEGDDPSMTQPLMYNLIEAKRSVRKLYTEALVGRGDITEEEYEQAHADFQDRLERAFQETHAAQTTPLTAISEDDQSDASGEPETTGVSEQVVHLIGDAFNNKPSGFTVHNKLQQLLQKRLDMSRNGGVDWAFGELLALGSLLTEGTPVRFAGQDARRGTFVQRHAVLHDRTNGQEWLPLANLSENQARFWIYDTLLSEYAAMGFEYGYSVERADALVLWEAQFGDFANGAQTIIDEFISSAEQKWGQRSSVVLLLPHGYEGQGPDHSSARIERFLQLCAENNMTVARPSTPASYFHLLRRQAYMRPRRPLVVFTPKAMLRLRGATSEIADFTSGRFEPVIDDVRIDDKAAVKRVLFMAGKVYYDLRSELEKNPNPEIALVRLEQYYPLPATEIKDVAAQYPNAELYWIQDEPENQGAWPYFILETSKLGPRPVGVISRPASAAPAAGSAKRHAVEQAELIKQALTL